A portion of the Leptospira inadai serovar Lyme str. 10 genome contains these proteins:
- the cmk gene encoding (d)CMP kinase encodes MNENVIALDGPAGTGKSTVARELATRLGYKYLDSGAFYRALTLYIFRKYKKARSKESFQEWVGKGNPVELSDGAIVECIFSESGENKIFLNGEDVSLEIRIPEITKEIKHIANKESYREFVNKQLRNLALIHKLIMDGRDIGTAVFPDARYKFFLTASSRVRAERRYYQLKEQGIDSDLDEIEKEIIARDKSDTDREIAPLKQAKDAILIDTDRLPKNTVIGKILECLEHGILGDPH; translated from the coding sequence ATGAATGAAAATGTGATCGCCTTGGATGGCCCCGCAGGTACGGGAAAAAGCACGGTGGCTAGGGAGCTAGCGACTAGGTTAGGATATAAATATTTGGATTCGGGCGCTTTTTATCGTGCCTTAACTCTTTACATTTTTAGAAAGTATAAGAAAGCCCGATCCAAGGAAAGCTTTCAGGAATGGGTCGGAAAAGGTAATCCCGTCGAATTATCCGACGGAGCGATCGTGGAATGCATTTTCTCCGAGTCGGGGGAAAATAAGATTTTTCTAAACGGCGAAGACGTTTCCCTGGAAATTCGAATCCCGGAGATTACGAAGGAAATAAAACACATCGCCAATAAAGAATCGTACCGCGAATTCGTAAATAAACAGCTTCGTAATCTTGCGTTAATCCACAAATTAATTATGGACGGTAGAGACATAGGTACGGCGGTATTTCCGGATGCGCGTTACAAATTCTTCTTAACCGCATCCTCTAGGGTTAGGGCGGAAAGAAGATATTATCAATTAAAAGAGCAAGGAATCGATTCGGATTTGGATGAAATCGAAAAAGAAATCATCGCTCGCGATAAATCGGATACGGACCGTGAAATCGCGCCTCTCAAACAGGCAAAAGACGCAATCCTCATTGACACGGATAGGTTGCCAAAAAATACTGTTATTGGTAAGATTCTTGAGTGCCTCGAACACGGCATTTTAGGCGATCCGCACTAA
- a CDS encoding 30S ribosomal protein S1, producing MSSQQDKSTFAEVFKQWEEKKNDEAEVRKDQVVDGKVVSVDTDFVYVAIEGLKQEGRIARAEFDEKPELGSIVTALVKRKESTDSGCILSKKEADQRKGWEVVKDAFKNNYQVTGRLVNEIKGKGYIVNVEGSELFLPASQLSYKFSDGENYKGVELDFKIIEVNERTRSGVVSRKKLLDEVNNEKWDALVQKINVGDKVKAVVSKIASFGVFCDLEGVVGLLRQKDISYKKFAPFKQYFTIGQEVELQVLEMDKENNKLALGLKQLYEDPWVWAQRSLEKDMVVRGTVTSLTNFGAFVELKEGLEGLIHTSELTWSKKPPHPKDLLKKGQEVEALILDIDFENRRLSLGLKQLQPNPWDTLGPEVRVGNSLTGKITGITKYGAFVEVENGIEGLIHISDITWDEKQKNPTSLLKKGEEVKYVILDINFDAQRISCGLKQLQEHPYDSLRNRYPVGCVVEGKIKSIVDFGMFVEIEPGFEGLVHISEIPGGKDSNLQETYKPGDIVKCAVVKIDSKNKKISLSIKDFDKALEREEMAKYLKTSDAPSRESLGSFINSSLK from the coding sequence ATGAGTAGCCAACAAGACAAGTCCACTTTTGCAGAAGTTTTCAAACAGTGGGAAGAAAAGAAAAACGATGAAGCCGAAGTCCGTAAGGATCAGGTCGTAGACGGGAAGGTTGTCTCGGTAGATACCGATTTCGTCTATGTTGCCATCGAAGGGCTGAAACAAGAAGGGCGCATCGCTCGGGCTGAATTTGACGAAAAACCCGAATTGGGTAGCATTGTCACTGCGCTGGTTAAGCGAAAAGAATCCACCGATTCCGGCTGTATTCTTTCTAAAAAAGAAGCCGACCAAAGAAAAGGTTGGGAAGTCGTTAAGGACGCATTTAAGAATAATTACCAGGTCACCGGCCGTCTCGTTAACGAGATTAAGGGCAAAGGTTATATCGTAAACGTCGAGGGTTCGGAGCTTTTCTTACCGGCTTCGCAACTTAGCTATAAATTTTCCGACGGCGAAAATTACAAGGGCGTAGAACTCGATTTTAAAATTATCGAAGTCAACGAACGCACTCGTTCCGGAGTCGTTTCCCGGAAAAAACTTTTGGACGAAGTCAATAACGAAAAATGGGATGCACTCGTTCAGAAAATCAACGTAGGCGATAAGGTAAAAGCGGTAGTATCTAAGATCGCTAGCTTCGGCGTGTTCTGCGATTTGGAAGGAGTCGTCGGACTTCTTCGCCAGAAAGATATTTCATATAAAAAATTCGCTCCCTTTAAGCAATATTTCACTATAGGTCAGGAAGTAGAGCTCCAAGTCCTGGAAATGGACAAAGAGAACAACAAACTGGCACTCGGACTGAAACAGCTCTATGAAGATCCTTGGGTTTGGGCTCAACGATCCTTGGAAAAAGATATGGTTGTTCGCGGGACCGTCACTTCGCTTACCAATTTCGGAGCTTTCGTGGAATTGAAGGAAGGCTTGGAAGGTCTCATACATACTTCCGAGCTGACCTGGTCCAAAAAACCGCCGCATCCGAAAGATCTGCTTAAAAAGGGGCAAGAGGTCGAAGCACTCATTCTGGATATCGATTTCGAGAACAGAAGACTTTCTTTGGGATTGAAGCAACTTCAGCCCAACCCTTGGGATACTCTCGGTCCGGAAGTTCGCGTGGGGAATTCCTTAACCGGTAAAATAACCGGGATCACTAAGTACGGCGCCTTTGTAGAAGTCGAAAACGGAATCGAAGGTTTGATTCATATCAGCGATATCACTTGGGACGAAAAACAAAAGAACCCGACCTCCTTATTGAAAAAGGGAGAAGAGGTTAAATACGTAATCCTTGATATCAACTTCGACGCTCAAAGAATTTCCTGCGGACTCAAGCAATTGCAAGAGCACCCGTACGATTCTTTACGCAATCGATACCCGGTCGGATGCGTGGTCGAAGGAAAGATTAAGAGTATCGTCGACTTCGGAATGTTTGTGGAGATCGAACCCGGCTTTGAAGGTCTTGTTCATATTTCCGAAATTCCCGGCGGAAAAGATAGTAATCTTCAAGAAACCTATAAGCCGGGCGATATCGTTAAATGCGCGGTCGTTAAGATCGACTCCAAGAATAAGAAGATTTCCCTTTCTATTAAGGATTTCGACAAGGCATTAGAGCGGGAAGAGATGGCAAAATATCTCAAAACTTCCGATGCGCCTTCCCGCGAAAGTCTCGGTAGCTTTATTAACTCCTCTTTGAAGTGA
- a CDS encoding tetratricopeptide repeat protein: MKRFEPKNVKSSVQVNVDPYADLKGAERAFTIFFAKVGEYRKQVLVGVIVLVLTTIAVVGWNEYRADQFRKGTLAIEGLEKKFLLDPTIDLADKIKQYEEVASTYHSKSLNIRLSKTLGDLYARNGEFSKAATKLEWAGKEIDDLPELKAYFFYIAGNYRESGNQFPEAESDYDTAVSLLNNRRNVAGFYSWSLYQSARLKAKNGKKAEAKENLRKVLEQEISSPSDEYKSVRELSTYLLVKLNQGS; this comes from the coding sequence ATGAAACGCTTCGAACCAAAGAACGTTAAATCATCCGTGCAGGTGAACGTGGATCCGTATGCCGATTTGAAGGGCGCAGAGAGAGCGTTTACTATTTTCTTCGCGAAAGTGGGTGAATATCGGAAGCAGGTTTTGGTAGGGGTCATCGTTTTGGTTCTCACCACGATCGCAGTAGTAGGTTGGAACGAATACCGCGCCGACCAATTCCGCAAAGGAACTCTGGCGATCGAAGGTTTGGAAAAGAAATTTCTACTGGATCCTACCATCGATCTAGCGGATAAGATTAAGCAATACGAAGAAGTCGCGTCGACGTATCATTCCAAATCTTTAAACATTCGCCTCTCCAAAACTCTCGGCGATTTATATGCGCGCAACGGAGAATTTTCGAAGGCCGCTACCAAATTGGAATGGGCCGGAAAGGAAATCGACGATCTCCCCGAGCTTAAGGCGTACTTTTTCTATATAGCGGGCAATTATCGCGAAAGCGGAAATCAATTTCCCGAGGCGGAAAGCGACTACGATACCGCCGTTTCGCTTTTAAATAATCGCAGGAATGTCGCAGGATTTTATTCCTGGAGTCTCTACCAATCTGCTCGCTTAAAAGCCAAGAACGGTAAAAAGGCGGAAGCAAAAGAGAATCTCCGTAAGGTGCTGGAGCAGGAAATTTCCTCTCCTTCCGATGAATATAAATCCGTTCGCGAACTTTCTACTTATCTTTTAGTAAAATTGAATCAAGGATCTTGA
- the hisG gene encoding ATP phosphoribosyltransferase has translation MLTLALPKGRLAEESIELMISKGWLEGRPDPDSKELIYKDAKGKVRILLVRSQDVATYVEQNSADAGIVGWDVLKEGGYDLLLPLDLGIGKCRLSVAAPQGWNLSSGGRKVRVATKYPNIARDFFLSKGISCEVIKLYGSIELAPLVGLSDCIVDLVSTGSTLRANNLKEIETILESTARLVFNRSSLYSKRQEAGEFLDSFV, from the coding sequence ATGCTGACTCTGGCGCTTCCGAAAGGGCGACTCGCAGAGGAGAGTATCGAGCTTATGATTTCTAAGGGTTGGCTGGAAGGCCGCCCCGATCCGGATTCCAAAGAACTGATTTACAAGGATGCAAAGGGGAAGGTGAGAATTCTTCTCGTTCGCTCCCAAGATGTGGCGACGTACGTGGAACAAAACTCGGCGGATGCCGGTATTGTAGGTTGGGACGTGTTGAAAGAGGGTGGATACGACCTTCTTTTACCCTTGGATCTCGGTATCGGAAAATGCAGATTATCCGTGGCCGCTCCTCAAGGTTGGAATCTCAGCTCGGGCGGGCGTAAGGTTCGTGTGGCGACAAAGTATCCGAATATCGCCAGGGATTTTTTCCTATCAAAAGGGATCAGTTGCGAAGTTATTAAACTGTATGGAAGCATAGAACTTGCTCCTTTAGTCGGCTTATCGGATTGCATTGTCGATCTGGTATCCACCGGGAGTACATTACGTGCGAATAATTTGAAAGAAATCGAGACAATTCTAGAATCCACGGCAAGACTGGTATTTAACCGCTCTTCCTTGTATTCCAAGCGGCAGGAAGCCGGCGAATTTCTGGATTCCTTTGTATAG
- the rpmF gene encoding 50S ribosomal protein L32, which translates to MAVPKRRKSKSKVRMKRAHHAIGKPNLVPCPNCNSFRPPHRICPVCGFYKDRVVLEPKVRKPNEET; encoded by the coding sequence ATGGCAGTTCCTAAGAGACGAAAATCTAAATCCAAAGTAAGGATGAAACGGGCCCATCATGCGATCGGCAAGCCGAACCTGGTCCCCTGTCCGAACTGCAATTCTTTCCGCCCACCGCATAGAATTTGTCCCGTTTGCGGTTTCTACAAAGACCGCGTAGTTCTGGAGCCTAAAGTTAGGAAGCCTAACGAAGAGACCTAA
- the plsX gene encoding phosphate acyltransferase PlsX, translating to MWVAVDAMSGDYGPDRIVEGAVVAVNEDKCNVVLVGKEEEISEILLKYEYDTERIRIIHAGEIIEMQDSPSIAVRAMQDSSVVQAAQLVADKSCVGMFSPGNTGATMASALLYLGRIPGVLRPPIAAPIPREKGPPTLLVDAGANVDCKPEYLAQFAVMGEIYSRLIFNIPRPKVGLLSNGEEDKKGNSVTQKAFELLRKLPIEFVGNVEGRDLYGGGREVDVVVCDGFVGNIVLKATEGLSKSIFNVLRESIAQSSLAQTGALLLKPTFTAIKKRLDYAEYGGALLLGVDGTCLIGHGSSNAQAVRSAIRVVVECAKRDVNHRITQDIKKYNI from the coding sequence ATGTGGGTCGCCGTCGATGCGATGAGCGGCGATTACGGTCCGGATCGGATCGTGGAAGGTGCCGTAGTCGCGGTTAACGAAGACAAGTGTAACGTAGTTCTCGTAGGAAAAGAAGAAGAGATCAGTGAAATTCTTTTGAAGTACGAGTATGATACGGAACGGATTCGTATCATACATGCCGGTGAAATTATCGAAATGCAGGATTCTCCTTCCATAGCAGTCAGGGCGATGCAGGACTCTTCTGTCGTCCAAGCCGCGCAATTGGTCGCGGATAAAAGCTGCGTCGGTATGTTTTCTCCGGGAAATACCGGAGCGACGATGGCTTCGGCTCTTCTTTATTTGGGACGAATTCCCGGAGTTCTGCGCCCACCGATTGCAGCCCCGATTCCAAGAGAGAAAGGACCTCCCACATTACTCGTAGACGCGGGCGCCAACGTCGATTGTAAGCCGGAATACTTGGCGCAGTTTGCAGTCATGGGCGAAATCTATTCTCGTCTTATCTTCAATATTCCTAGACCGAAAGTAGGTCTGCTTTCCAACGGAGAAGAGGACAAGAAAGGAAATTCAGTCACACAGAAGGCGTTTGAGTTATTACGAAAACTGCCGATCGAATTTGTAGGGAATGTAGAAGGCCGAGATCTTTATGGGGGCGGTAGAGAAGTGGACGTAGTCGTTTGCGACGGCTTTGTAGGCAATATCGTCTTGAAAGCAACGGAAGGATTATCCAAATCGATCTTCAATGTCCTGCGCGAGAGCATCGCGCAATCCAGTTTGGCTCAGACCGGGGCGCTCCTCTTAAAACCCACTTTTACGGCGATTAAGAAAAGATTGGATTACGCGGAATACGGGGGAGCCTTATTATTAGGCGTCGACGGAACCTGTCTGATCGGTCATGGCTCGTCCAATGCGCAGGCGGTTAGAAGCGCGATTCGAGTCGTAGTAGAATGCGCAAAACGAGACGTAAATCATAGAATCACCCAAGACATTAAAAAATACAATATTTGA
- the fabG gene encoding 3-oxoacyl-[acyl-carrier-protein] reductase, with protein MIDLKGKNAIITGSARGIGKATALKLAQAGANVVIADLNEEASKATAAEIAKATGVKAIGISVNVANVESAHAGVQATVDAFGSVDILVNNAGITKDTLLLRMKQEQWDAVIAVNLTGTFNCTQAAIKFMAKNPNGGSIINLSSIAGVNGNIGQTNYSASKAGVIGFTKAVALEMASRKIRCNAIAPGFIHTEMTDAIPEKLRLAMIAAIPLKRAGQPEDIANTIAFLASDISSFITGQVIEVNGGGFLPGAQA; from the coding sequence ATGATTGATCTGAAAGGCAAAAACGCCATTATTACCGGGTCTGCCCGTGGAATTGGGAAAGCAACCGCTCTTAAACTGGCTCAAGCCGGTGCAAATGTTGTAATTGCAGATTTAAACGAAGAAGCGAGCAAGGCTACTGCGGCCGAAATCGCAAAAGCTACTGGCGTAAAAGCGATCGGAATTTCCGTCAATGTTGCCAATGTCGAATCCGCACACGCGGGTGTTCAAGCGACTGTGGACGCATTCGGTTCCGTGGATATTCTCGTAAATAACGCGGGAATTACCAAAGATACCTTGCTTCTTAGAATGAAGCAAGAGCAATGGGATGCCGTGATTGCCGTTAACCTTACGGGAACTTTCAACTGCACACAGGCCGCAATTAAGTTCATGGCAAAGAACCCGAACGGGGGATCGATTATCAATCTCTCCTCGATCGCCGGAGTGAACGGCAATATCGGCCAAACCAATTATTCCGCCTCGAAAGCGGGGGTAATCGGATTTACTAAAGCCGTAGCATTGGAAATGGCCTCCCGTAAAATTCGCTGTAATGCGATCGCTCCGGGCTTCATTCATACGGAAATGACCGACGCGATTCCTGAAAAGCTCCGCCTGGCGATGATTGCTGCCATCCCTTTGAAACGTGCGGGACAACCGGAAGATATCGCGAATACGATCGCTTTTCTTGCATCGGATATTTCTTCCTTTATCACCGGACAGGTGATCGAAGTAAATGGCGGGGGATTTCTACCGGGAGCGCAAGCGTAA
- the acpP gene encoding acyl carrier protein yields MADFEKIKSIIVEQLGVDESEVTPEAHFIDDLGADSLDTVELVMALEEEFGVEISDEDAEKIQTVGDVIKFIDALKS; encoded by the coding sequence ATGGCAGATTTCGAAAAGATAAAGTCCATCATCGTTGAGCAACTCGGAGTCGACGAATCCGAAGTCACTCCCGAAGCGCACTTCATCGATGACCTTGGAGCAGACTCCCTTGATACCGTTGAGCTAGTAATGGCTCTTGAAGAGGAGTTCGGTGTTGAAATTTCCGACGAGGATGCTGAAAAGATCCAAACCGTCGGAGACGTTATCAAATTCATCGACGCTCTTAAGTCCTAA
- the rnc gene encoding ribonuclease III, with the protein MIKKNPPSKTKLNKLERLKGLTILCDSLGIRFKKTELLELAFVHSSYQNESSEYEEDNERLEFLGDSVLGLVVARFLYGKHPNATEGELSRLKSKLVSTAVLNIVSNHLKLSDYVLLGKGEGQGSSQKKLSANLFESLIGAIYLDQGLEIAEKIILNHLIAFAENPEKMESVKDFKTLLQETCQRKFKLLPTYRLIQESGPDHAKTFLVSVRIRDRYEAEGTGRNKKFAEQDAARKMLKVLGIKD; encoded by the coding sequence TTGATAAAAAAAAATCCACCTTCTAAAACGAAACTTAACAAGCTCGAAAGGCTGAAAGGCCTGACAATATTATGCGATTCCTTGGGAATCCGTTTTAAGAAAACGGAACTGCTAGAACTCGCATTCGTACATAGTTCCTATCAAAACGAAAGTTCGGAATATGAAGAAGATAATGAGCGCCTCGAATTTCTGGGCGATTCCGTATTGGGATTAGTAGTCGCTCGCTTTCTGTACGGAAAGCATCCGAATGCGACCGAAGGAGAACTCTCCAGGCTTAAATCCAAATTAGTTTCCACCGCCGTTCTAAACATAGTCAGCAATCATTTAAAATTATCCGATTACGTCTTATTAGGAAAAGGAGAAGGGCAGGGCTCCAGTCAAAAGAAATTAAGCGCGAACCTCTTCGAGTCCCTTATCGGAGCGATTTATCTGGATCAGGGACTCGAGATTGCGGAAAAAATAATTCTGAATCATTTAATAGCATTTGCGGAAAATCCCGAAAAGATGGAATCTGTAAAGGACTTCAAGACCCTTCTCCAGGAAACGTGCCAAAGGAAGTTTAAACTACTGCCTACCTACAGATTGATTCAAGAATCCGGACCGGATCACGCTAAGACGTTTCTCGTTAGTGTCAGAATTCGGGACAGATACGAGGCAGAGGGAACCGGGCGAAATAAGAAGTTTGCGGAACAAGATGCAGCTCGTAAAATGCTGAAGGTCCTCGGAATAAAGGACTGA
- a CDS encoding NUDIX domain-containing protein, protein MEFFFKKKGLRVRVAALIRNRQGEILLLQQKKKDSYYWLLPGGGIEFGESAEEALIRELKEELSLDVTSATFLFLNESIDPKGNRHLIQLVFLTKVKKLDPEMNLKEKAITGFGYFPVAAIKEMDIRPDIKSYLSSAKFKPAPHLKSQWVYDK, encoded by the coding sequence ATGGAATTCTTCTTTAAGAAAAAAGGCTTACGAGTACGGGTCGCTGCGTTGATCCGGAATAGACAGGGAGAGATCCTACTTTTACAGCAGAAGAAAAAGGATTCGTACTATTGGTTATTGCCCGGAGGCGGAATCGAATTCGGGGAGAGTGCGGAAGAAGCGTTGATAAGAGAACTGAAGGAAGAGCTTTCGCTAGACGTCACTTCGGCTACTTTTCTATTTCTGAACGAATCCATAGATCCGAAAGGAAATCGTCACCTAATACAATTGGTCTTTTTAACGAAGGTGAAAAAATTGGATCCGGAAATGAATCTAAAGGAAAAGGCGATTACCGGATTCGGATATTTTCCCGTAGCAGCCATTAAGGAAATGGATATTCGACCCGACATTAAATCCTATCTTTCGTCGGCAAAGTTTAAACCGGCACCGCATCTTAAAAGTCAATGGGTGTACGATAAATGA
- the aroB gene encoding 3-dehydroquinate synthase, which translates to MNPIREIRIKTSSKEYPIILNRDFKGLAGSILNIKGISSVFIITERKLAGLFSKFYNQELQTIHLPVHEIYIRGGEKNKHIGRTAEVYNQLIRSGADRKSLILAVGGGVVGDFAGFIASTFLRGVRFAQVPTSLLACVDSSVGGKVAVNADLGKNMIGSFYQPEFVFAPFSALSTLPRKEWRCGMAEIVKHSLLEGGEYLEKVKNHGSEIYDHESPVLHDFIADSVRFKAKVVGQDERETGLRKTLNLGHTTAHAIESLTKYRKYSHGEAVSIGLLTAMILSTEKEGLDISFIDFVKSILQKYDLPYRDQSKSKLVALHTLHDKKNVGNSVRFVLLKSPGEPVWDIPIALGEIAEAFRKQKKL; encoded by the coding sequence ATGAATCCGATCCGGGAAATTAGAATTAAGACTTCCTCGAAGGAATATCCGATTATTTTGAATCGGGATTTCAAAGGTTTAGCCGGATCGATTTTGAATATTAAAGGAATCTCTTCCGTTTTCATAATAACGGAACGAAAGCTTGCCGGTCTCTTTTCCAAATTTTACAATCAAGAGTTGCAGACTATCCATTTGCCCGTGCATGAGATCTACATTAGAGGCGGAGAAAAGAATAAGCATATCGGGCGAACCGCGGAGGTTTATAATCAATTAATCCGTTCGGGAGCGGATCGTAAAAGTTTGATACTCGCTGTCGGCGGTGGAGTCGTCGGGGACTTTGCGGGATTTATCGCATCCACATTCTTACGAGGTGTCCGATTCGCCCAGGTTCCTACTAGTTTATTGGCCTGTGTGGATTCCTCCGTCGGCGGAAAGGTCGCCGTTAACGCCGACCTTGGTAAGAATATGATCGGTTCGTTTTATCAACCCGAATTCGTATTCGCTCCATTCTCGGCTTTATCCACCCTTCCTAGAAAGGAATGGAGATGCGGTATGGCGGAAATCGTAAAGCATTCCCTCTTAGAGGGTGGCGAGTATTTAGAAAAGGTTAAAAATCACGGGTCGGAAATATACGATCACGAATCTCCGGTTCTTCATGACTTCATCGCTGACTCAGTACGGTTTAAAGCCAAGGTAGTCGGACAGGACGAGAGGGAAACAGGATTGCGTAAAACGTTAAATTTAGGTCATACGACGGCTCACGCGATCGAATCTCTAACTAAGTACAGAAAGTACTCGCACGGGGAAGCCGTTTCCATCGGTCTACTCACCGCTATGATCCTATCGACCGAAAAGGAAGGTCTAGATATTTCTTTTATCGATTTCGTTAAGAGTATTTTGCAAAAATATGATTTGCCGTACCGGGATCAAAGTAAATCCAAACTGGTCGCGCTTCATACGCTGCATGATAAAAAGAACGTAGGCAATTCGGTCCGGTTCGTTTTGTTGAAATCTCCTGGCGAGCCGGTTTGGGATATACCTATCGCTCTCGGGGAAATTGCCGAAGCTTTTCGCAAGCAAAAGAAGTTATAA
- a CDS encoding mechanosensitive ion channel family protein: MEEILELINPFHLLKLKDRSISQEFVLVVYFILSLIVIYKSFVLLFDRIKPPTDASAQYNRRRLTRISFVVVGAISLLPIIFSGLSYLPTVMGLAGAGIVISLKDITLNYVGWFLIHGSNGFEVGDRIELDGIKGDVVNIGLNRFTLMELSPDPKSEQSTNRLVHIPNHSVILHKVYVVKEKMGFVWDEFKVKIPHGANWQNAETILNSIIKNESIIDRHQIDYTARELSKNYLVRLGITTPIVYICAEEGGVLFSLRYLTHIKEKRNQRANISREILKEFGNAQIPFV, encoded by the coding sequence ATGGAAGAAATTTTAGAGTTAATTAATCCGTTCCATTTGTTGAAATTAAAGGACCGCTCCATTTCTCAGGAGTTCGTCTTGGTTGTTTATTTCATTCTTTCTCTTATCGTAATATATAAGAGTTTTGTCCTATTATTCGACCGGATAAAGCCGCCCACGGACGCCTCCGCACAATATAACCGGAGAAGATTGACACGGATATCTTTCGTAGTAGTAGGCGCGATTTCCCTCCTTCCCATCATTTTTTCCGGGTTATCCTATCTTCCTACGGTGATGGGACTCGCGGGAGCGGGTATCGTCATCTCCTTAAAAGATATTACTTTGAATTATGTGGGTTGGTTTCTGATTCACGGAAGTAACGGGTTCGAAGTCGGGGATCGAATCGAATTGGACGGAATAAAGGGAGATGTGGTCAATATAGGTCTCAATCGGTTTACTTTAATGGAACTCAGTCCGGATCCGAAGTCCGAGCAATCGACGAACCGACTTGTCCATATTCCGAACCATTCGGTGATTTTGCATAAGGTTTACGTAGTTAAAGAAAAAATGGGATTCGTTTGGGACGAGTTCAAGGTAAAAATCCCTCACGGCGCGAATTGGCAAAATGCGGAAACGATTTTAAACTCTATCATTAAAAACGAATCCATCATCGATCGACATCAGATCGATTATACGGCTCGAGAACTCTCTAAGAACTACCTGGTCCGTTTGGGGATCACTACTCCGATCGTTTATATCTGCGCCGAAGAAGGCGGGGTCTTATTTTCTCTCCGCTATCTGACTCATATTAAGGAAAAGCGAAACCAAAGGGCCAATATCTCCAGGGAAATACTTAAAGAATTCGGAAACGCGCAGATCCCTTTCGTATAA
- the pyk gene encoding pyruvate kinase: MFSPEKKTKIVCTIGPSSSEESIITSLLRAGMDIARMNFSHSTHEDHKKIFEKLRKCESESGVPLGIMADLQGPKIRTGKLRAPQVELEKGKTIRLLADPDYLGDAEAIGTTFPTLIEDLRVGDKLLVDDGKLVLEVDSKTDSEAVLKVLIGGVLKSNKGINLPGTPISAPALSEKDLSDLKFALSLGVDYVALSFVRRASDLEMAREMMRGTLTGLIAKIERPEAIRNIDEIIDAADGIMIARGDLGVEVETERVPVLQKELIFKANRAGKPVITATQMLESMVENPRPTRAEASDVANAVMDGTDAVMLSGESASGKYPVESAEMMAKILREAENIDRIYEIHWNLKKSELEVERAALGSAAREIAHDIRAKAIVNFTRSGYSALITSEMRPKVPILSFTPYLATARKMKLYRGVQPYVMPFMDTFQDMIRHMETKLAEDGMLGQGDIVVILSGAPGGQAKSVDFLQIYKIR, encoded by the coding sequence ATGTTTAGCCCGGAAAAGAAAACAAAAATCGTATGCACCATCGGTCCTTCCTCCTCCGAAGAGTCTATCATCACTTCTCTATTGCGGGCGGGAATGGACATCGCGAGAATGAACTTTTCCCATAGCACACATGAAGATCACAAAAAAATCTTCGAAAAACTTCGAAAATGCGAATCCGAATCGGGAGTTCCACTCGGAATCATGGCGGATCTGCAAGGACCCAAAATTCGAACCGGAAAACTGCGCGCACCCCAGGTCGAATTGGAAAAAGGTAAAACGATTCGCTTACTCGCAGATCCGGATTACTTAGGAGACGCGGAAGCTATCGGCACAACCTTTCCCACTTTAATCGAAGACCTAAGAGTAGGCGACAAACTTCTGGTCGACGACGGGAAATTGGTTTTGGAAGTGGATTCGAAAACCGACTCCGAAGCCGTTTTAAAGGTTTTAATCGGAGGCGTCTTAAAAAGCAACAAAGGAATCAATTTGCCGGGAACTCCCATCTCGGCTCCTGCACTCTCCGAAAAAGATCTATCCGATTTGAAATTCGCTCTTAGCCTCGGAGTGGATTACGTCGCATTGAGCTTCGTTCGTCGCGCTAGCGACCTAGAGATGGCTCGTGAAATGATGAGAGGGACCCTAACCGGGCTTATCGCAAAAATAGAACGACCGGAAGCGATTCGAAATATCGACGAAATTATCGACGCTGCCGACGGAATCATGATCGCCCGAGGCGATCTCGGAGTAGAAGTGGAAACCGAAAGAGTTCCCGTTCTACAGAAAGAATTAATCTTTAAAGCCAATCGCGCCGGAAAACCGGTCATAACCGCGACCCAAATGTTGGAATCGATGGTGGAGAATCCGAGACCCACCAGAGCGGAAGCGAGCGACGTTGCAAACGCGGTCATGGACGGTACGGATGCCGTTATGCTATCCGGCGAATCCGCGAGCGGAAAATATCCGGTTGAATCCGCCGAGATGATGGCAAAAATATTAAGAGAAGCGGAGAATATCGATCGAATTTACGAGATCCACTGGAATCTAAAAAAATCCGAGTTGGAAGTCGAAAGAGCCGCCTTGGGCTCCGCAGCTAGAGAAATCGCCCATGACATCCGCGCAAAAGCGATCGTTAATTTTACCAGGAGCGGTTATTCGGCGTTAATCACTTCCGAGATGAGACCGAAGGTTCCTATTCTTTCCTTCACTCCATATCTCGCCACCGCTCGAAAAATGAAGTTGTACAGGGGTGTGCAACCTTACGTCATGCCTTTCATGGACACGTTTCAGGATATGATCCGTCACATGGAAACGAAATTGGCCGAAGACGGAATGCTCGGGCAGGGAGATATCGTCGTGATCCTTTCGGGAGCTCCCGGAGGACAGGCGAAGTCGGTTGATTTTTTACAAATTTATAAAATACGATAA